One Oryza glaberrima chromosome 10, OglaRS2, whole genome shotgun sequence DNA segment encodes these proteins:
- the LOC127752623 gene encoding disease resistance protein RGA2-like: protein MEVALRTAGWLVGKLVDLLSAELLEALDNSYNLGANAHAIKAELLYTQGLLHKAQDRNVAHSPELAGLLLQLSHLAEDADNVLDKVDYYRIRDEVRGGRGFIRRFATHAGHSLGKCRRSLTSSLSCRDIAAAATATATTGPRPVEAEFFNRSIESERMKSLMAQMQPLCAKISDFLKFEVMDPKHSTTALNTAAAFSERVTTTTSTSLEAKLQGRDLELYAAAKEIISGRDGLTVLPVLGPGGSGKTTFTQHLYHAVRVKKHFHVRIWVHVSLNFDVLRLTREIFNSLIAGELRGRQGRISNIEEPHNLEQLHIQLEQMLQSKRFLLVLDDMWSCDSEYKWDKFLAPFRKTMVKGSTVIVTTRFDKIAKMVKSGTELPISLDRLDPEAFWALFLACAFGDEKPEHHKELLDLGREIVKKLGSSPLAAKTVGRLLKKDLTRGHWSRVLESKEWEHGENVNDIMPALKLSYDCLPFHLQKCFTFCALFPDDYQYQDSELTHLWSALGVITCSGQDGTIQHIGLQYINELVL, encoded by the exons atggaggtggCGCTGCGAACGGCGGGATGGCTGGTCGGCAAGCTGGTGGACCTGCTGTCCGCCGAGCTGCTGGAGGCGCTGGACAACAGCTACAACCTGGGCGCCAACGCGCACGCCATCAAGGCTGAGCTCCTCTACACGCAGGGCCTGCTGCACAAGGCGCAGGACCGGAACGTCGCCCACAGCCCGGAGCTGGCcgggctgctgctgcagctcaGCCACCTCGCCGAGGACGCCGACAACGTCCTCGACAAGGTGGACTACTACCGCATCCGCGACGAAGTCAGAGGCGGCCGCGGGTTCATCCGTCGGTTCGCCACCCACGCCGGCCACTCCCTCGGTAAATGCCGTCGCTCCCTGACCTCCTCCCTGTCGTGCCGTgacattgccgccgccgccaccgccaccgccaccaccggacCACGTCCGGTGGAAGCGGAATTCTTCAATAGATCCATCGAGTCCGAGAGGATGAAGTCGCTGAtggcgcagatgcagcctctgTGCGCCAAGATCTCCGACTTCCTTAAGTTTGAGGTCATGGACCCAAAGCACAGCACCACTGCACTCAACACCGCAGCTGCTTTCAGCGAGCgtgtcaccaccaccacctcaaccAGCCTAGAGGCCAAGCTCCAAGGGAGGGACTTGGAATTGTATGCTGCCGCCAAGGAGATAATCAGCGGCCGCGACGGCCTCACCGTTCTCCCGGTACTAGGGCCGGGGGGAAGCGGCAAGACAACCTTCACCCAACACCTTTACCACGCCGTGAGGGTCAAGAAGCACTTCCATGTTAGGATCTGGGTGCATGTGTCTCTCAATTTCGATGTGCTTCGTCTCACCAGAGAGATCTTCAACAGCCTAATTGCCGGTGAGTTGAGAGGGAGGCAAGGACGAATCAGCAATATTGAGGAGCCACACAACCTTGAACAACTCCATATACAGCTCGAGCAAATGCTGCAATCCAAGAGGTTCTTGCTCGTCCTGGATGATATGTGGTCATGTGACAGCGAGTACAAGTGGGACAAGTTCTTGGCCCCGTTCAGGAAGACAATGGTGAAGGGTAGCACGGTCATAGTCACAACTCGATTtgacaaaattgcaaaaatggTTAAATCTGGCACTGAATTGCCCATAAGTCTGGATAGACTCGATCCTGAGGCGTTCTGGGCGTTGTTCTTAGCGTGTGCATTCGGCGACGAGAAACCAGAGCACCACAAGGAATTGCTTGATTTAGGACGGGAGATTGTGAAGAAGCTCGGGTCCTCCCCTCTCGCGGCGAAAACCGTGGGTCGGTTACTGAAGAAGGATCTTACTAGGGGACACTGGAGTAGAGTTCTTGAAAGCAAAGAATGGGAGCATGGAGAAAACGTCAACGATATTATGCCAGCTCTCAAACTTAGCTATGACTGTCTCCCATTTCATCTACAGAAATGCTTCACATTCTGTGCCCTTTTCCCTGATGATTACCAGTACCAAGATTCAGAGCTGACTCACCTGTGGTCGGCCCTTGGTGTCATAACCTGCAGTGGTCAGGATGGTACAATCCAACACATAGGGCTGCAATACATTAACGAACTG GTTCTCTGA
- the LOC127752625 gene encoding F-box/LRR-repeat protein At4g14103-like, translating to MEGSLCKVVRYTDPWDAPGTDRLSALLDDVILHIMFFMNARQVVQTCEAITESFVCFFFFFQFFFLHLPSSIDGHQIFCSILAHGWFDLTPGHIMSFLDSRQAVQMCVLSQRWRNLWRSMPGINIDCKEFEVTDKAVFIEFVNRLLKLRDPVAPISKFSLWYSMTGSGCDTVKKDTGRWISNALQKQAWAVEIYVEMFYGYLKPLVLDHSVFTSTYLQIIWFSNVILDDGFFKQLEAGCPALEDLFLDECFISDVEISSQTLKVLTIKRADFSTDPKTSISTPSATSLTLSDPICGIFVLKDMASVVTASVKPTFMPLRKCITGLHQYLLTLSGVKNLEFFYPLTIEDNLQWCPKFNNLVNLTLGEWCLHANFYALIVFIENSPRLEKLALKLYEFGQRTSKRTIVELNDRLFTCGHLKIVEVICFKNDPLANHVVDFLFSSGMTSAQIHIKHCW from the exons TTGCGAGGCAATCACCGAATCATTtgtttgcttcttcttcttcttccaattCTTCTTCTTGCATCTCCCCTCTTCGATCGATGGACATCAAATTTTCTGCTCGATTCTTGCTCACGGTTGGTTTGATCTTACGCCGGGCCACATCATGTCCTTCTTGGACTCGCGACAGGCCGTGCAGATGTGCGTGCTGTCGCAGCGGTGGCGCAACCTCTGGCGCTCCATGCCTGGCATCAACATCGACTGCAAAGAGTTCGAGGTGACGGACAAGGCGGTGTTCATTGAGTTTGTCAACCGGCTGCTGAAACTCCGCGACCCTGTCGCCCCTATCAGCAAGTTCAGTCTCTGGTACTCCATGACTGGTTCTGGTTGTGACACTGTCAAGAAAGACACGGGCAGGTGGATCAGCAACGCTTTGCAGAAGCAGGCCTGGGCTGTAGAGATTTACGTCGAAATGTTCTACGGCTACCTCAAACCGCTGGTGCTCGATCACTCCGTGTTCACTTCAACCTACCTGCAAATAATTTGGTTCTCTAATGTTATTCTGGACGATGGTTTCTTCAAGCAACTTGAGGCGGGCTGTCCAGCATTGGAAGATCTCTTCTTAGATGAATGCTTCATTAGTGATGTTGAGATCTCCTCCCAGACACTGAAGGTTTTGACCATCAAGCGCGCCGACTTCTCTACCGATCCCAAGACTTCTATTTCTACTCCAAGTGCTACTTCTCTGACCTTGTCGGATCCTATCTGCGGCATATTTGTACTGAAGGACATGGCATCAGTAGTGACTGCATCAGTGAAACCAACTTTTATGCCACTCAGGAAGTGTATTACGGGTTTGCACCAATATCTCTTGACCCTTTCTGGTGTTAAAAACTTGGAGTTCTTTTATCCG TTGACAATCGAAGACAATTTGCAGTGGTGTCCAAAATTCAACAATCTTGTGAACCTGACTCTCGGTGAATGGTGTCTTCATGCAAACTTCTATGCTTTAATTGTATTCATCGAGAACTCACCCAGACTGGAGAAGCTAGCTCTGAAACTCTATGAG TTCGGTCAGCGAACATCAAAGAGAACCATTGTTGAGCTTAATGACAGACTATTTACATGTGGGCACCTTAAGATTGTCGAAGTCATTTGCTTCAAAAATGATCCTCTGGCCAACCACGTGGTGGATTTCCTTTTCAGTAGTGGTATGACCTCTGCTCAGATTCATATCAAACACTGCTGGTAG